A genome region from Variovorax paradoxus includes the following:
- a CDS encoding C40 family peptidase yields the protein MRFFVLPASLLFAVAVHAAPQQDKTDDELARLLADKGLIGQLKQVRQTVTERTSDLVVTAIGFLGVPYRRGGNTAESGFDCSGFVRAMYNQTVGHMLPRRAEEQAAATEKIDASQLKPGDLVFFNTMRRAFSHVGIYVGEGKFIHSPRTGAQVRVEDMNGSYWQRRFDGARRVLGGPTDEVKAAAVANLPSTGN from the coding sequence ATGCGTTTTTTCGTCCTACCCGCGTCTCTCCTATTTGCCGTAGCTGTCCATGCAGCCCCTCAACAGGATAAAACCGATGACGAGTTGGCACGCCTGCTGGCCGACAAGGGCCTGATCGGGCAGCTCAAGCAGGTCCGCCAGACCGTCACCGAACGTACGTCGGATCTGGTAGTTACCGCAATCGGCTTCCTCGGCGTGCCGTACCGCCGCGGCGGCAACACCGCCGAATCGGGCTTCGACTGCAGCGGCTTCGTCCGCGCCATGTACAACCAGACGGTCGGCCACATGCTTCCGCGTCGCGCCGAAGAACAGGCAGCTGCCACCGAAAAGATCGACGCCAGCCAGCTCAAGCCCGGCGACCTCGTGTTCTTCAACACCATGCGCCGCGCTTTCAGCCACGTTGGCATCTATGTCGGCGAAGGCAAGTTCATCCACTCTCCCCGCACTGGCGCGCAGGTTCGCGTGGAAGACATGAACGGCAGCTACTGGCAACGCCGCTTCGACGGCGCCCGCCGCGTTCTCGGCGGCCCGACGGACGAAGTCAAGGCCGCAGCCGTCGCCAACCTGCCCAGCACAGGCAACTGA
- the lpdA gene encoding dihydrolipoyl dehydrogenase, with product MSEQQIKVPDIGDFDEVAVIEVLVNVGDTVKAEQSLITVESDKASMEIPSSAAGVVKAIAVKVGDKVKQGSVVLTLEADGAAAPAPAAAAPASTAAPAAAAAAPAPKAAAPSPVAAPVASSYGDKVDVECDVIVLGAGPGGYSAAFRAADLGLKVVLIERYATLGGVCLNVGCIPSKALLHVASVMDEVKHFADLGVSFAAPTVDRAKLLGHKNKVVGKLTGGLTAMAKMRKVTVLRGVGNFVDPHHIEVEETSGTGWDTTGSKQTVKFRNAIIAAGSQAVSLPFMPKDPRVVDSTGALELGTDPKRMLILGGGIIGLEMGTVYSTLGARLDVVEMLDGLMQGADRDLVKVWQKMNAPRFDNIMLKTKTVGAEATKEGIKVTFEGENAPKEPQVYDLVLQAVGRSPNGKKIGADKAGVAVTDRGFINVDIQMRTNVPHIFAIGDIVGQPMLAHKAVHEAHVAAEVIAGELKGDKELSSAAFNARVIPSVAYTDPEVAWVGLTEDQAKAEGIKVKKGHFPWTASGRAIANGRDEGFTKLLFDAETHRILGGGIVGTHAGDMIGEIALAIEMGADEIDIGKTIHPHPTLGESIGMAAEVAHGTCTDLPPAKKS from the coding sequence ATGAGCGAACAACAAATCAAGGTGCCCGACATCGGCGACTTCGACGAAGTGGCAGTCATCGAGGTGCTGGTCAACGTCGGAGACACGGTCAAGGCCGAACAGTCGCTGATCACGGTCGAATCGGACAAGGCCTCGATGGAGATCCCGTCCTCGGCCGCCGGCGTGGTCAAGGCCATTGCCGTGAAGGTGGGCGACAAGGTCAAGCAGGGCTCGGTGGTGCTGACGCTGGAGGCGGATGGTGCGGCGGCGCCCGCGCCGGCTGCAGCGGCCCCTGCGTCGACTGCTGCGCCGGCTGCTGCAGCCGCGGCTCCCGCACCCAAGGCGGCTGCGCCGTCCCCCGTTGCGGCGCCCGTGGCCTCCAGCTACGGTGACAAGGTCGACGTCGAATGCGACGTGATCGTGCTCGGCGCAGGCCCTGGCGGTTATTCGGCGGCTTTCCGTGCTGCCGATCTCGGCCTGAAGGTGGTGCTGATCGAGCGCTACGCCACCCTCGGCGGCGTGTGCCTGAACGTCGGCTGCATTCCGTCGAAGGCGCTGCTGCACGTGGCGTCGGTCATGGACGAGGTGAAGCATTTCGCCGATCTGGGCGTGAGCTTTGCCGCGCCGACGGTCGATCGCGCCAAGCTGCTCGGCCACAAGAACAAGGTAGTGGGCAAGCTCACCGGCGGCCTCACGGCCATGGCCAAGATGCGCAAGGTGACGGTGCTGCGCGGCGTGGGCAATTTCGTCGACCCGCACCACATCGAGGTCGAAGAAACCTCCGGCACCGGCTGGGACACCACGGGCAGCAAGCAGACCGTGAAGTTCCGCAACGCCATCATCGCGGCCGGCTCGCAGGCCGTTAGCCTGCCTTTCATGCCCAAGGATCCGCGTGTGGTCGATTCCACAGGCGCGCTCGAACTCGGCACCGACCCCAAGCGCATGCTGATCCTGGGCGGCGGCATCATCGGCCTGGAAATGGGCACGGTGTATTCCACGCTGGGCGCGCGCCTCGATGTGGTCGAGATGCTCGACGGCCTGATGCAGGGCGCCGACCGCGACCTGGTGAAGGTCTGGCAGAAGATGAACGCGCCGCGCTTCGACAACATCATGCTGAAGACCAAGACGGTCGGCGCCGAGGCCACGAAGGAAGGCATCAAGGTCACCTTCGAGGGCGAGAACGCGCCCAAGGAACCGCAGGTGTACGACCTGGTGCTGCAGGCGGTGGGCCGCAGCCCGAACGGCAAGAAGATCGGTGCCGACAAGGCCGGCGTGGCAGTGACCGACCGCGGCTTCATCAATGTCGACATCCAGATGCGCACCAACGTGCCGCACATCTTCGCCATCGGTGACATCGTGGGCCAGCCCATGCTCGCGCACAAGGCGGTGCATGAAGCGCACGTGGCGGCCGAGGTGATTGCGGGCGAACTGAAGGGCGACAAGGAACTGTCGAGCGCGGCGTTCAACGCGCGCGTGATCCCCAGCGTGGCCTACACCGACCCCGAGGTGGCATGGGTCGGCCTGACGGAAGACCAGGCGAAGGCAGAAGGCATCAAGGTCAAGAAGGGGCACTTCCCCTGGACGGCGTCGGGCCGCGCCATCGCCAACGGCCGCGACGAAGGCTTCACCAAGCTGCTGTTCGACGCCGAGACGCATCGCATCCTCGGCGGCGGCATCGTCGGTACGCATGCCGGCGACATGATCGGCGAGATCGCTCTGGCGATCGAGATGGGTGCGGACGAGATCGACATCGGCAAGACCATTCACCCGCACCCGACGCTGGGCGAAAGCATCGGCATGGCGGCGGAAGTGGCTCACGGCACCTGTACCGATCTGCCGCCTGCGAAGAAGAGCTGA
- a CDS encoding PQQ-dependent sugar dehydrogenase, which yields MFLGAAGTGFFSIASAQGTPETIATGLENPWGIAFVPGGRFIVTERPGRMRLVAADGTVGAPIAGLPSIAAGGQGGLLDVLGDSAFEKNRTLYFCFSEADAAGSANSTALARATLSADGTKLEALKVIFSQKPKVASRNHFGCRIVEARDGTLFLTLGERFSRKEDAQKLDNHLGKVIRIAKDGSVPADNPFVGKAGALPEIWSYGHRNGQGATLGPDGRFWMNEHGPQGGDEINIPLAGRNYGWPVITYGENYGGGKIGDGITAKDGMEQPLHYWVPSIAPSGMAFLTSDRYGAAWKGNLFIGSLKFGYLDRIELKGGKVVAEHKLLADGRARIRDVKQGPDGLLYVLTDEADGKLLRLKPN from the coding sequence ATGTTTCTGGGCGCTGCCGGAACCGGTTTCTTCAGTATTGCGAGCGCCCAGGGCACGCCGGAGACCATCGCAACCGGCCTCGAAAACCCATGGGGCATTGCGTTCGTGCCGGGTGGCCGTTTCATCGTCACCGAGAGACCCGGCCGCATGCGACTGGTCGCCGCCGACGGCACGGTCGGTGCGCCCATCGCGGGCTTGCCCAGCATCGCTGCGGGCGGGCAGGGCGGCCTGCTCGACGTTCTGGGCGACTCTGCCTTCGAGAAGAACCGAACCCTGTATTTCTGCTTTTCCGAGGCCGACGCAGCCGGCTCCGCTAACAGCACTGCGCTCGCACGCGCCACCCTCTCTGCGGACGGCACGAAGCTCGAAGCGCTCAAGGTCATCTTCAGCCAGAAACCCAAGGTCGCAAGCCGGAACCACTTCGGCTGCCGCATCGTCGAGGCGCGCGACGGCACGCTGTTTCTCACCTTGGGCGAGCGCTTCAGCCGCAAGGAGGACGCGCAGAAGCTCGACAACCATCTCGGCAAGGTGATCCGCATCGCCAAGGACGGCTCGGTGCCCGCGGACAACCCCTTCGTTGGAAAGGCCGGTGCGCTGCCCGAGATCTGGAGCTACGGTCACCGCAACGGGCAGGGCGCTACGCTCGGCCCCGACGGCCGCTTCTGGATGAACGAGCACGGCCCGCAAGGCGGCGACGAAATCAACATTCCGCTGGCGGGCCGAAACTACGGCTGGCCGGTGATCACCTACGGCGAGAACTACGGCGGCGGGAAGATCGGCGACGGCATCACCGCGAAGGACGGGATGGAGCAGCCGCTGCATTACTGGGTGCCGTCGATCGCGCCGTCCGGCATGGCGTTCCTGACCAGCGACAGGTACGGCGCGGCCTGGAAGGGCAACCTTTTCATCGGTTCGCTGAAGTTCGGGTATCTCGACCGCATCGAGCTCAAGGGCGGCAAGGTGGTGGCGGAGCACAAGCTGCTGGCCGACGGCCGCGCGCGCATCCGTGACGTGAAGCAGGGCCCCGACGGGCTGCTCTACGTGCTCACCGACGAGGCCGACGGCAAGCTGCTGCGCCTGAAGCCGAACTGA
- a CDS encoding alpha/beta hydrolase — MKLLLSKRLRLAALGVAAAALLLTACGGMRKTTTPLATSLEKSGCMRNADTLLVMLPGAYSTPEEFEREGFVRAVQDNRVAADVMLVDAHLGYYNDRTILERLDADVVAPARSQGYRRIWLVGISVGGFGSLLYAQTHPGALAGVVTIAPYLGERVLGSDIANAGGLGAWKGPLGEPSGGNPRTPNETQLWQWLRGYVGFTQTADARPPLYLGYATDDRFAFSHRLLAAALPPERVFTTEGGHDWPEWTRLWRRMLPTLPLPGCPG, encoded by the coding sequence ATGAAGCTCCTTTTGTCGAAACGGCTGCGCCTGGCGGCGCTGGGCGTGGCCGCCGCCGCGCTCCTTCTCACCGCATGCGGCGGCATGCGCAAGACCACGACACCGCTGGCGACCTCGCTCGAGAAAAGCGGATGCATGCGCAATGCCGACACGCTGCTGGTGATGCTGCCCGGTGCGTATTCGACACCCGAAGAATTCGAGCGCGAAGGGTTCGTGCGCGCCGTGCAGGACAACCGCGTCGCAGCCGACGTGATGCTGGTCGACGCTCACCTGGGCTACTACAACGACAGGACCATCCTCGAGCGCCTCGACGCCGACGTCGTAGCGCCAGCGCGCAGCCAGGGCTACCGTCGCATATGGCTTGTCGGGATCTCCGTCGGCGGCTTCGGCAGCCTGCTCTACGCGCAGACGCATCCCGGCGCGCTGGCCGGCGTGGTGACGATCGCGCCGTACCTCGGCGAACGGGTGCTGGGCAGCGACATCGCCAACGCCGGAGGCCTCGGGGCCTGGAAGGGGCCTTTGGGTGAGCCATCCGGTGGCAATCCACGCACGCCGAATGAGACCCAACTGTGGCAATGGCTGCGCGGCTACGTGGGCTTCACGCAGACGGCGGACGCGAGGCCCCCGCTCTATCTGGGCTACGCCACTGACGATCGCTTCGCCTTCAGCCACCGCCTCCTGGCGGCGGCCTTGCCGCCGGAACGCGTCTTTACGACCGAAGGCGGCCACGACTGGCCTGAGTGGACACGCCTGTGGCGGCGCATGCTGCCGACGCTGCCGCTGCCGGGCTGCCCCGGCTGA
- the aceF gene encoding dihydrolipoyllysine-residue acetyltransferase — protein sequence MAAVEVKVPDIGDFDEVAVIEVLVKVGDTVKAEQSLITVESDKASMEIPSSTAGVVKELKVEVGGKVKEGSVVLVLEAEGGGAAAAPAPAPAAAPAAAAAPAPAAAAPAAAPAASGPVEVKVPDIGDFKDVAVIELLVKVGDTVAAEQSLITVESDKASMEIPSSAAGVLKELKVKVGDTVNIGDLIAVLEGSAGAAAAPAAAPAPAQAAAAPAPASAPAPAAATPAAAPAAAHQPTAAPTGNLPHASPSVRKFARELGVPLEEVKGSGPKGRITQEDIQNFTKAVMSGQASTKASAAKAPAAGGDGAALGLIPWPKVDFAKFGTVERKDLSRIKKLSGANLHRNWVMIPHVTNNDEADITELEAFRVSTNKENEKSGVKVTMLAFVIKAVVAALKKFPEFNTSLDGDQLVYKQYYNIGFAADTPNGLVVPVLKDADKKGILQISAEMGELAKKARDGKLGSADMQGGCFSISSLGGIGGTHFTPIINAPEVAILGLSKSAMKPVWDGKQFVPRLTLPMSLSYDHRVIDGALAARFNAYLGQVLADYRRILL from the coding sequence ATGGCAGCAGTGGAAGTGAAAGTGCCCGACATCGGCGATTTCGATGAAGTCGCGGTGATCGAGGTGCTCGTGAAGGTGGGCGACACGGTCAAGGCCGAGCAGTCGCTCATCACCGTCGAATCGGACAAGGCGTCGATGGAGATTCCGTCGTCGACCGCCGGTGTCGTGAAGGAACTGAAGGTCGAGGTCGGCGGCAAGGTGAAGGAGGGCTCGGTGGTGCTCGTGCTCGAGGCCGAAGGTGGCGGTGCCGCTGCAGCGCCGGCCCCTGCGCCTGCTGCCGCACCCGCAGCAGCCGCCGCGCCTGCACCGGCCGCGGCAGCACCTGCAGCGGCGCCCGCGGCCTCCGGTCCGGTCGAGGTCAAGGTGCCGGACATCGGCGACTTCAAGGACGTCGCCGTCATCGAACTGCTGGTGAAGGTGGGCGACACGGTCGCGGCCGAGCAGTCGTTGATCACGGTCGAATCGGACAAGGCCTCGATGGAAATCCCGTCGTCGGCTGCCGGCGTGCTGAAGGAACTGAAGGTCAAGGTGGGCGACACCGTCAACATCGGCGACCTGATCGCGGTGCTCGAAGGCTCCGCAGGAGCCGCCGCTGCGCCGGCTGCGGCTCCCGCGCCTGCACAGGCGGCGGCCGCTCCGGCACCGGCGAGCGCTCCGGCGCCCGCAGCTGCAACTCCCGCCGCGGCACCGGCAGCGGCTCACCAGCCGACGGCAGCCCCCACCGGCAACCTGCCGCATGCCTCGCCCTCGGTGCGCAAGTTCGCCCGCGAACTCGGCGTGCCGCTCGAAGAGGTCAAGGGCTCGGGGCCCAAGGGCCGCATCACGCAGGAAGACATCCAGAACTTCACCAAGGCCGTGATGAGCGGCCAGGCCAGCACCAAGGCCTCGGCCGCCAAGGCGCCGGCCGCTGGTGGTGATGGTGCCGCGCTGGGCCTCATTCCGTGGCCCAAGGTCGACTTCGCGAAGTTCGGCACCGTCGAGCGCAAGGACCTGTCGCGGATCAAGAAGCTCAGCGGTGCCAACCTGCACCGCAACTGGGTGATGATCCCGCACGTCACGAACAACGACGAAGCCGACATCACCGAGCTCGAGGCCTTCCGCGTCTCCACCAACAAGGAGAACGAGAAATCGGGCGTGAAGGTCACGATGCTGGCCTTCGTCATCAAGGCGGTGGTCGCGGCGCTGAAGAAATTCCCCGAGTTCAACACCAGCCTGGACGGCGACCAGCTCGTCTACAAGCAGTACTACAACATCGGTTTCGCGGCGGACACGCCCAACGGCCTCGTGGTGCCGGTGCTCAAGGATGCCGACAAGAAGGGCATCCTGCAGATCAGCGCCGAAATGGGCGAACTCGCCAAGAAGGCGCGCGACGGCAAGCTCGGCTCGGCCGACATGCAGGGTGGCTGCTTCTCGATCAGTTCGCTCGGCGGCATCGGCGGCACGCACTTCACGCCCATCATCAACGCGCCCGAAGTCGCCATCCTCGGCCTGTCGAAGAGCGCGATGAAGCCGGTGTGGGACGGCAAGCAGTTCGTGCCGCGTCTCACGCTGCCGATGTCGCTGTCGTACGACCACCGCGTGATCGACGGCGCCCTGGCTGCGCGTTTCAACGCCTACCTGGGGCAAGTGCTCGCGGACTACCGTCGCATCCTGCTATGA
- a CDS encoding MFS transporter yields the protein MTTVVAVRKGGQVTMAADSLVTFGDTRLSHRAEANQKIFTVEDAAGTSLFAMAGAAAHFLVLQHALAAQPREQLLFGSKHEIFRTFTMLHPVLKESFFMQTKEDDHEPYESSQFTMLMANQSGIYGIYSYREVFEFKQFWAIGSGRSFALGAMHAAYDIKSRGARDVAEAGIAAACEFDRNSAPPVDVLTLKLKVSK from the coding sequence ATGACCACGGTCGTGGCCGTCCGCAAGGGCGGCCAAGTCACGATGGCGGCCGATTCCCTGGTGACCTTCGGCGACACGCGGCTTTCGCACCGCGCCGAAGCGAACCAGAAGATCTTCACCGTCGAGGACGCGGCGGGCACGAGCCTGTTTGCGATGGCCGGCGCCGCGGCGCACTTCCTGGTGCTGCAGCATGCACTGGCCGCGCAGCCACGCGAGCAGCTGCTGTTCGGCAGCAAGCACGAGATCTTCCGCACCTTCACGATGCTGCATCCGGTGCTGAAGGAGTCGTTCTTCATGCAGACCAAGGAAGACGACCACGAGCCGTACGAGTCGAGCCAGTTCACGATGCTGATGGCCAACCAGAGCGGCATCTACGGCATCTACAGCTACCGCGAGGTGTTCGAGTTCAAGCAGTTCTGGGCCATCGGCTCGGGACGCAGCTTCGCACTCGGCGCCATGCATGCGGCCTATGACATCAAGTCGCGCGGCGCGCGCGACGTGGCGGAGGCAGGCATTGCTGCCGCCTGCGAATTCGATCGCAATTCGGCCCCACCGGTCGACGTTCTCACACTCAAACTGAAAGTGTCCAAATGA
- the aceE gene encoding pyruvate dehydrogenase (acetyl-transferring), homodimeric type yields the protein MSANPENLFGSAANDADAQETREWMDALSSVIQSEGPERAHFLLEQLLEHARQNTVDMPFSANTGYVNTIEPSQEARSPGNLEIEQRLRAYMRWNAMAMVVKANRHHPAEGGDLGGHIGSFASLASMFGAGFNHFWRAESESHGGDLLYIQGHVSPGIYARAYLEGRLSEEQLLNFRQEVDGKGLSSYPHPKLMPEFWQFPTVSMGLGPLMAIYQARFLKYLHARGIANTENRKVWVFCGDGEMDEVESLGAIGLAARENLDNLIFVINCNLQRLDGPVRGNGKIIQELEGEFRGANWNVIKLVWGKGWDALLEKDHDGALRKIMMECNDGDYQSFKANDGAYVRKNFFGRDPRTLKMVEHMTDDEVWALQRGGHDSQKVYAAFHAAQNHQGQPTVLLVKTVKGFGMGKIGEGKNNVHQTKKLSDEDIMIFRDRFNIPIPDSQIAELPFYKPADDTPEMKYLHERRKALGGYLPHRRTKADESFTVPSLETFKSVMEPTAEGREISTTQAYVRFLTQLLRDKALGPRVVPILVDEARTFGMEGLFRQIGIYNPHGQQYTPVDKDQVMYYKEDKAGQILQEGINEAGGMSSWIAAATSYSTNNRIMVPFYVYYSMFGFQRIGDLAWAAGDMQARGFLLGGTSGRTTLNGEGLQHEDGHSHILANTIPNCVSYDPTFAHEVGVILHHGLKRMVEKQDNVYYYLTLLNENYPMPGLQPGTEEQIIKGMYLSKQGPALKAKAPTVQLLGSGTILRESFAAQELLEKDWGVSASVWSCPSFNELTRDGQDADRWNLLHPDQTPRVPFVAEQLGATTGPVVASTDYMKAYAEQIRPFVPKGRTYKVLGTDGFGRSDFRNKLREHFEINRHYIVVAALKALSEDGTVPVAKVVEAIKKYGINVDKVNPLYA from the coding sequence ATGTCGGCAAATCCCGAGAACCTGTTCGGCTCGGCCGCAAACGACGCGGACGCCCAGGAGACCCGTGAATGGATGGATGCACTGTCCTCCGTCATCCAGAGCGAAGGGCCCGAGCGGGCGCACTTCCTTCTCGAGCAGCTGCTCGAGCATGCCCGCCAGAACACGGTCGACATGCCGTTCTCGGCCAACACCGGCTACGTCAACACCATCGAACCCTCGCAGGAGGCCCGCAGCCCCGGCAATCTCGAGATCGAACAGCGCCTGCGCGCCTACATGCGCTGGAACGCCATGGCGATGGTGGTCAAGGCCAACCGCCATCACCCGGCCGAAGGCGGTGACCTGGGCGGCCACATCGGTTCCTTCGCCTCGCTGGCGAGCATGTTCGGCGCAGGCTTCAACCACTTCTGGCGCGCCGAGAGCGAAAGCCATGGCGGCGACCTGCTCTACATCCAGGGCCACGTGTCCCCCGGCATTTACGCCCGCGCCTACCTCGAGGGCCGTCTTTCCGAAGAGCAGCTGCTGAATTTCCGCCAGGAAGTCGACGGCAAGGGCCTGTCGAGCTATCCGCACCCGAAGCTGATGCCCGAGTTCTGGCAGTTCCCCACCGTCTCGATGGGCCTCGGCCCGCTGATGGCCATCTACCAGGCCCGCTTCCTCAAGTACCTGCACGCACGCGGCATCGCCAACACCGAGAACCGCAAGGTCTGGGTGTTCTGCGGCGACGGCGAAATGGACGAGGTCGAATCGCTGGGCGCCATCGGCCTGGCCGCGCGCGAGAACCTCGACAACCTGATCTTCGTCATCAACTGCAACCTGCAGCGCCTCGACGGCCCGGTCCGCGGCAACGGCAAGATCATCCAGGAGCTCGAAGGCGAGTTCCGGGGCGCCAACTGGAACGTCATCAAGCTGGTCTGGGGCAAGGGCTGGGACGCCCTGCTCGAGAAGGATCACGACGGCGCGCTGCGCAAGATCATGATGGAGTGCAACGACGGCGACTACCAGTCGTTCAAGGCCAACGACGGCGCCTACGTGCGCAAGAACTTCTTCGGACGCGACCCGCGCACGCTGAAGATGGTCGAGCACATGACCGACGACGAAGTCTGGGCGCTGCAGCGCGGCGGCCATGACTCGCAGAAGGTGTACGCCGCCTTCCACGCCGCGCAGAACCACCAGGGCCAGCCCACGGTGCTGCTCGTGAAGACCGTCAAGGGCTTCGGCATGGGCAAGATCGGCGAGGGCAAGAACAACGTGCACCAGACCAAGAAGCTCAGCGACGAGGACATCATGATCTTCCGCGACCGCTTCAACATCCCGATTCCCGACAGCCAGATCGCCGAGCTGCCGTTCTACAAGCCGGCCGACGACACGCCTGAAATGAAGTACCTGCACGAGCGCCGCAAGGCCCTCGGCGGTTACCTGCCGCATCGCCGCACCAAGGCCGACGAGAGCTTCACCGTACCTTCGCTGGAAACCTTCAAGTCGGTGATGGAGCCCACGGCCGAAGGCCGCGAGATCTCGACCACGCAGGCCTACGTCCGCTTCCTCACGCAGCTGCTGCGCGACAAGGCGCTTGGCCCGCGCGTCGTGCCCATCCTGGTGGACGAGGCTCGCACGTTCGGCATGGAAGGCCTGTTCCGCCAGATCGGCATCTACAACCCGCACGGTCAGCAGTACACCCCGGTCGACAAGGACCAGGTCATGTACTACAAGGAAGACAAGGCCGGCCAGATCCTGCAGGAAGGCATCAACGAAGCCGGTGGCATGTCGAGCTGGATCGCGGCGGCCACCTCGTACAGCACGAACAACCGCATCATGGTGCCGTTCTACGTGTACTACTCGATGTTCGGCTTCCAGCGCATCGGCGACCTGGCCTGGGCGGCCGGCGACATGCAGGCCCGCGGCTTCCTGCTGGGCGGCACGTCGGGACGCACCACGCTGAACGGCGAAGGCCTGCAGCACGAGGACGGCCACAGCCACATCCTGGCCAACACCATCCCGAACTGCGTGAGCTACGACCCGACCTTCGCGCACGAAGTCGGCGTGATCCTGCACCATGGCCTCAAGCGCATGGTCGAGAAGCAGGACAACGTCTACTACTACCTGACGCTGCTCAACGAGAACTACCCGATGCCCGGCCTGCAGCCCGGCACCGAAGAGCAGATCATCAAGGGCATGTACCTGTCGAAGCAGGGCCCCGCGCTCAAGGCCAAGGCGCCCACCGTGCAACTGCTGGGCAGCGGCACCATCCTGCGCGAGAGCTTTGCCGCGCAGGAACTGCTCGAGAAGGACTGGGGCGTGTCGGCTTCCGTGTGGAGCTGCCCGAGCTTCAACGAACTCACGCGCGACGGCCAGGACGCCGACCGCTGGAACCTGCTGCATCCCGACCAGACGCCGCGCGTGCCTTTCGTGGCCGAGCAGCTCGGCGCCACGACCGGCCCGGTGGTCGCATCGACCGACTACATGAAGGCCTACGCGGAGCAGATCCGCCCCTTCGTCCCGAAGGGCCGCACCTACAAGGTGTTGGGTACCGACGGCTTCGGCCGGAGCGACTTCCGCAACAAGCTGCGCGAGCACTTCGAGATCAACCGTCACTACATCGTGGTGGCCGCGCTCAAGGCGCTGAGCGAAGATGGCACGGTGCCGGTCGCCAAGGTGGTCGAAGCCATCAAGAAGTACGGCATCAACGTCGACAAGGTCAACCCGCTCTACGCCTGA